One Yoonia sp. BS5-3 genomic window carries:
- the rpsB gene encoding 30S ribosomal protein S2 translates to MALPEFTMRQLLEAGVHFGHQTARWNPKMSQYIYGSRNGIHIMDLTQTVPLLDQALQVIRDTVAKGGRVLFVGTKRQAAKPIMEAAEKSAQFYMNHRWLGGTLTNWQTVSQSINRLKAIDEAAETGFGGLTKKERLGMEREQGKLEASLGGIREMGGVPDLLFVIDVNKEDLAIAEAKKLGIPVVAVVDTNCSPEGVDYIIPGNDDAARAIALYTDLAARAALDGMTAQLGAAGVDMGAMEELAEEVVAEEAAAEAAAE, encoded by the coding sequence ATGGCTCTTCCTGAGTTCACCATGCGTCAGCTGCTTGAAGCAGGCGTACACTTCGGTCACCAGACCGCCCGTTGGAACCCAAAGATGTCACAGTACATCTACGGCTCGCGCAACGGCATCCACATCATGGATCTGACACAGACGGTTCCGCTGCTGGACCAGGCGCTGCAGGTTATCCGCGACACAGTGGCCAAAGGTGGCCGCGTTCTGTTCGTCGGCACCAAGCGCCAGGCCGCCAAGCCGATCATGGAAGCCGCTGAGAAATCCGCGCAGTTCTACATGAACCACCGCTGGTTGGGCGGTACGCTGACCAACTGGCAAACTGTTTCGCAATCCATCAACCGCCTGAAAGCCATTGATGAAGCCGCCGAGACAGGCTTTGGTGGTCTGACCAAGAAAGAACGTCTTGGCATGGAGCGTGAGCAGGGCAAATTGGAAGCCTCGCTTGGCGGTATCCGTGAAATGGGTGGTGTGCCTGATCTGCTGTTCGTCATCGACGTGAACAAAGAAGATCTGGCGATCGCAGAAGCCAAAAAACTGGGTATCCCGGTTGTGGCTGTTGTGGATACAAACTGCTCGCCCGAAGGTGTTGATTACATCATCCCAGGCAATGACGACGCGGCCCGCGCCATCGCGCTTTACACCGATTTGGCTGCACGCGCAGCGCTTGACGGTATGACTGCGCAGCTGGGTGCTGCTGGTGTCGACATGGGCGCCATGGAAGAGCTGGCAGAAGAAGTCGTGGCTGAAGAAGCCGCCGCCGAGGCCGCTGCTGAATAA
- a CDS encoding LuxR family transcriptional regulator: protein MSELVTQLDKLTNARTVEELWDIHTRQMRHYGFDRLMYGFTRYRTSSSLGDPQDWVLLSTQSPEYMKVFFDEGLYYHAPMLNWALANNGACSWRWMMDMSRIDNLTASEKRVMEFNRQMDVTAGYTISFRSISERTKGAIALTAKAGVTQDQVEQTWAQYGDAIIVMNNVMHLKLLTLPYSGERQLTKRQREVLQWVGDGKTTQDIALLLDLTPATVEKHLRLAREALDVETTAQAVLKAAFYNQMFVMDADT from the coding sequence ATGAGCGAGTTAGTCACACAACTTGATAAGCTGACCAATGCACGTACCGTCGAAGAGCTGTGGGATATCCACACCCGGCAGATGCGGCATTATGGTTTTGATCGCCTGATGTATGGCTTCACGCGTTACAGGACCTCCAGTTCATTGGGAGACCCGCAGGACTGGGTGCTTTTGTCGACGCAAAGTCCTGAATATATGAAAGTTTTCTTCGATGAGGGCCTTTATTATCATGCCCCAATGCTGAACTGGGCGCTTGCCAATAATGGCGCCTGTAGCTGGCGCTGGATGATGGATATGAGCCGGATCGACAATCTAACAGCCAGCGAAAAGCGGGTGATGGAATTCAACCGGCAAATGGATGTGACCGCCGGTTACACGATCAGCTTCCGCTCAATTTCAGAGCGGACAAAGGGCGCCATCGCGCTGACGGCAAAGGCAGGTGTGACACAAGACCAGGTTGAGCAGACGTGGGCGCAATATGGTGATGCAATCATTGTGATGAACAACGTCATGCATCTCAAATTGCTCACGCTTCCCTATTCAGGTGAACGGCAACTTACCAAACGGCAACGCGAGGTGTTGCAATGGGTCGGCGATGGAAAGACGACACAAGACATTGCGCTGCTGCTCGATCTGACGCCAGCGACGGTTGAAAAGCATCTGCGACTTGCGCGCGAGGCGCTGGATGTGGAAACAACCGCCCAAGCTGTTCTGAAGGCTGCGTTTTACAACCAAATGTTTGTGATGGACGCGGATACTTAA
- a CDS encoding DUF4198 domain-containing protein, whose protein sequence is MRILALILGLITAPAAAHEFWIEPIAYQIAPDRTLEAHLVNGQEFAGTRIAYFPGRFVNFVLFSGEEAARVQGRPGDTPALNQAPLNEGLHIAAYQSRNETVGYETWEKFQTFVDHKDFGDVLSLHQARGLPEADFEEVYGRYVKTLIGVGHSAGADRRVGLETEIVALNNPYTDDLSDGFSVQVHYRNQLRADTQVEVFSKAPDYSVTIALYRTNAEGIATFPVEPGHEYMVDAVVLREPSAELASETGAVWQSLWANLTFAVPDRGN, encoded by the coding sequence ATGCGCATTCTCGCCCTCATTCTCGGCCTGATCACCGCCCCTGCGGCGGCACATGAGTTCTGGATTGAACCAATTGCCTATCAGATCGCGCCGGACCGTACGCTTGAGGCGCATCTTGTCAATGGGCAGGAATTTGCAGGCACCCGCATTGCATATTTCCCCGGCCGGTTCGTGAATTTCGTGCTATTTTCTGGCGAAGAGGCCGCTCGCGTTCAAGGACGTCCCGGGGACACACCTGCCCTGAACCAAGCCCCACTTAATGAGGGGTTGCATATCGCAGCTTATCAATCACGCAATGAAACGGTTGGCTACGAAACATGGGAGAAATTTCAGACTTTCGTCGATCACAAGGATTTTGGCGATGTTCTTAGCTTGCATCAGGCCCGTGGACTGCCCGAAGCTGATTTTGAAGAGGTCTATGGTCGTTACGTCAAAACACTGATTGGTGTAGGCCACAGCGCTGGCGCAGACCGCAGAGTCGGGCTTGAGACTGAAATTGTCGCGCTAAACAACCCATACACGGACGATCTGTCGGACGGTTTTTCCGTACAGGTCCATTATCGAAACCAATTGCGGGCCGACACACAAGTCGAAGTCTTCAGCAAAGCACCCGATTACAGCGTGACCATCGCATTGTATCGCACCAATGCTGAAGGTATCGCCACATTCCCTGTTGAGCCGGGCCATGAATATATGGTCGACGCGGTTGTCTTGCGGGAACCCAGTGCTGAGCTTGCCAGCGAAACCGGCGCAGTGTGGCAATCGCTTTGGGCGAACCTGACATTTGCTGTGCCCGACCGAGGGAACTGA
- a CDS encoding glycosyltransferase family 2 protein, translating to MRVLVITTMRNEAPFVLEWIAYHQHIGVTDFLIYSNDCADGTDLLLDRLEARGIISHVRNHAGGKKTVQWRALSKARNHVLAQNADWVYVADVDEFLCIHAGGGHLHDLMAAAPDAEGFAIPWRMFGNNGVQAFEDAPILGQFTRAAPERLLWPWRAVQFKSLYRNDPRYDRLGVHKPRIREREKAGHWVDGNGAAMPAVPGTVALTTGDRYALAQINHYAVGAMDSFLVKSARGKPNHSSDPIDLAYWADRNFNDMEDKRILRHLPAVEERLADLRSDAETARLHDAGVAWRKAKIAELMRQSDSFYLMARLQQMPPTKVLPMQMQRQLLRQLGVVRKLQAERRARAEEDKPL from the coding sequence ATGCGCGTTCTAGTCATCACGACGATGCGAAATGAGGCCCCGTTTGTGCTCGAATGGATCGCCTACCATCAGCACATTGGGGTGACCGATTTTCTGATCTACAGCAATGATTGCGCAGACGGCACGGATTTGCTGCTTGATCGGCTGGAAGCGCGTGGCATCATCAGTCATGTGCGCAATCATGCGGGCGGTAAGAAGACGGTTCAATGGCGGGCGCTCAGCAAAGCCCGTAATCACGTATTGGCCCAGAATGCCGATTGGGTCTATGTCGCGGATGTTGATGAATTTTTGTGTATTCATGCAGGTGGCGGCCATTTGCATGATTTGATGGCAGCGGCGCCAGATGCCGAAGGCTTTGCAATTCCTTGGCGCATGTTCGGCAATAACGGCGTGCAGGCTTTCGAAGACGCGCCTATTTTAGGGCAATTCACCAGAGCGGCTCCAGAGCGGCTGCTGTGGCCGTGGCGCGCGGTGCAGTTCAAATCCCTTTATCGAAACGATCCGCGATATGACCGGTTGGGGGTGCACAAGCCCCGCATCCGGGAAAGGGAAAAAGCCGGGCATTGGGTGGATGGCAACGGCGCTGCAATGCCGGCTGTTCCAGGTACGGTGGCCCTAACCACGGGCGATCGCTACGCATTGGCCCAGATCAACCATTATGCCGTCGGCGCGATGGACAGCTTTTTGGTTAAATCCGCCCGAGGAAAGCCAAACCACAGCAGCGATCCGATTGATCTGGCCTATTGGGCAGACCGAAATTTCAACGACATGGAAGACAAACGCATCCTGCGCCACCTTCCGGCAGTTGAAGAGCGCCTCGCGGATCTGCGCAGCGATGCAGAAACGGCCCGTCTTCATGATGCGGGCGTTGCCTGGCGCAAGGCGAAAATCGCCGAGTTGATGCGCCAGAGCGACAGTTTTTACCTGATGGCACGGCTGCAGCAGATGCCACCGACCAAGGTTTTACCGATGCAGATGCAGCGCCAATTGTTACGCCAGCTGGGTGTTGTTCGAAAGCTGCAGGCAGAGCGCCGCGCCAGGGCTGAAGAGGATAAGCCGCTTTAA
- a CDS encoding HupE/UreJ family protein — protein sequence MRISVSFFAELKVAVHRLLSSTILLCSVMLSGAQAHEVFPTIGDMRVVDDRVVFDISGNIESFVAGIDLAQTAHTDQAVEAPIYDQLRALEPQALEEAFTDFWPEMAAGITVVADGVPLTPILESVTVDPVGDVELVRNSVFQFSAALPEGANSVQIGWDSTFGMLVLRQQDVPTPFDGTLVGGGLSAPISLTGGGPGTGMAAFIAYITVGFDQVIPLGLEHILFVLGLFFLTTQPRALLMQIAFFGSGTAVTVVLAASGFLALSESLVEAVMTASVIIIAIQAIWGRGASALQSALVVAFGLMHGLALGADLAQIGVPDGQFIAAVIGFLLGTQIAALTILSASFLFLWLALRIHAGADVPMRGTIVYGVTLGLGLLMAVLQRSSEPTDLLVPVSFLNNGALLLALAIAFASVCSIVSIQMRNQVRAYSRFIVIPCSSLIAVTAAYWAL from the coding sequence ATGCGCATATCCGTTTCCTTTTTTGCTGAGCTAAAGGTGGCCGTCCACCGCCTGTTGTCAAGCACGATCCTGCTCTGTTCGGTTATGCTGTCTGGGGCGCAAGCGCATGAGGTCTTTCCAACGATTGGTGATATGCGCGTGGTCGATGATCGCGTTGTTTTTGATATCTCTGGGAATATCGAAAGCTTTGTCGCCGGAATAGATCTGGCCCAAACTGCGCACACAGATCAGGCGGTTGAGGCCCCGATTTATGATCAATTACGCGCGTTAGAGCCGCAAGCGCTTGAAGAGGCGTTTACCGATTTCTGGCCCGAAATGGCTGCTGGTATTACCGTGGTTGCCGATGGTGTGCCGCTAACCCCCATTTTGGAAAGCGTGACAGTTGATCCGGTGGGTGACGTGGAACTTGTTCGCAACTCGGTCTTTCAGTTTAGCGCTGCCCTGCCCGAGGGGGCCAACAGCGTTCAAATCGGTTGGGATTCGACATTTGGGATGCTTGTTTTGCGTCAACAAGACGTACCGACACCCTTTGACGGCACGCTTGTGGGCGGTGGCTTGTCGGCGCCGATCAGTCTAACTGGCGGCGGTCCCGGCACAGGTATGGCAGCATTCATTGCCTATATTACCGTTGGCTTTGATCAAGTTATTCCGCTCGGGCTTGAGCATATCCTGTTCGTGCTAGGCCTCTTCTTTCTAACAACGCAGCCCCGGGCGCTTCTGATGCAGATCGCGTTTTTTGGGTCTGGAACTGCAGTGACGGTTGTACTGGCAGCTTCGGGGTTTCTGGCGCTTTCTGAAAGCTTGGTTGAAGCTGTTATGACGGCATCTGTCATTATCATCGCAATCCAAGCGATCTGGGGCCGAGGCGCCAGTGCTTTGCAATCCGCGCTTGTCGTCGCATTCGGGCTGATGCATGGGCTGGCTCTCGGGGCTGATCTTGCGCAAATTGGCGTGCCAGACGGCCAATTTATCGCAGCTGTGATTGGCTTTCTCCTTGGAACGCAAATTGCGGCGCTTACAATTCTTTCAGCAAGCTTTCTGTTTCTGTGGCTGGCCCTACGCATCCATGCGGGCGCTGATGTGCCAATGCGTGGCACCATCGTTTATGGGGTCACTCTCGGACTGGGACTGTTGATGGCGGTCCTACAACGCAGTTCAGAACCAACTGATCTTTTGGTGCCGGTGTCTTTTCTGAACAATGGGGCGCTGCTTCTTGCTCTTGCGATTGCCTTCGCTTCTGTCTGCAGCATTGTGTCGATTCAAATGCGCAATCAGGTGCGGGCATACAGCCGCTTTATCGTGATCCCCTGTTCCAGCCTTATCGCCGTTACAGCGGCCTATTGGGCGCTGTAA
- a CDS encoding glycosyltransferase: MTVPPTTQIAFATDQAGIGPCALAIDTALRATTGKVAVHLLHSELDEGTVTGIKNVVGSYQEAELHLHPMQKTKMQDVAIDHLYITTMTLARLLLPEILNGRVIYLDFDTIIRGDLAALAQIDLQGHVAAAVRDFGIVDMRQWALHTPENASAKHKRRAARAKKRLADTEARIGKGMTEDYFNAGVLLLDCDAISNDPTLAKQIRDVEAASKFELMDQDWLNTVLKGRVLLIDPKWNSFWGNPKSGTSRYTADMQDTYAASRNDPAIVHFSGRFKPWDFHLSHYYSHRRRWIWRFHWAQLRFWWRLRKAKGPAKA; this comes from the coding sequence ATGACTGTCCCTCCCACGACACAAATCGCCTTCGCGACTGATCAAGCCGGTATCGGGCCATGCGCCTTGGCCATTGATACGGCGCTTCGTGCAACGACCGGGAAGGTCGCTGTCCATCTGTTACATTCGGAACTGGATGAGGGGACCGTCACAGGCATTAAGAACGTTGTCGGAAGTTATCAAGAGGCCGAACTTCACCTGCACCCAATGCAGAAAACCAAGATGCAAGATGTGGCTATCGACCATCTTTATATCACGACAATGACCTTGGCCCGGCTATTGCTGCCTGAGATACTGAATGGCCGCGTGATCTATTTAGATTTCGATACGATCATCCGGGGCGACTTGGCGGCGCTTGCCCAGATTGATTTGCAGGGGCACGTGGCCGCTGCAGTCCGCGACTTTGGCATTGTCGATATGCGCCAATGGGCGCTGCATACGCCCGAAAATGCAAGCGCGAAACATAAACGGCGCGCAGCGCGGGCCAAGAAGCGACTGGCCGATACTGAAGCTCGGATCGGCAAGGGGATGACCGAGGATTACTTTAATGCGGGTGTTCTGCTGCTTGATTGCGATGCAATCTCGAACGATCCTACATTGGCAAAACAGATCCGTGATGTTGAAGCGGCGTCCAAGTTTGAGTTGATGGATCAGGACTGGCTGAATACCGTTCTCAAGGGGCGGGTTCTGCTGATCGATCCAAAATGGAATTCGTTCTGGGGTAACCCAAAATCAGGCACCAGTCGCTATACTGCGGATATGCAAGACACCTACGCGGCTTCGCGCAACGATCCAGCTATCGTCCATTTCAGTGGCCGGTTTAAGCCATGGGACTTCCACCTTTCCCATTACTATTCCCATCGCCGACGTTGGATTTGGCGTTTCCACTGGGCGCAGTTGCGATTTTGGTGGCGCTTACGCAAGGCCAAAGGTCCGGCGAAAGCTTAA
- a CDS encoding glycosyltransferase family 2 protein, with the protein MDNCVLLDAVERVEGDSRLVSLFFEADVLGTTITPPKGAELIHTRVIGGAPIQTYRVPQGVKPVFAFADQSVTLTLAETETDLFEGENAILATRNGESAETVLDWLSYHQQQQGLQSAVILDRAKPGSDTAFAKKLQVGLRKQKMPCKVVLVSSDLPLGKRDLPAEAHPFCVPEAPGKDRMTVPAPAPWAAPLAALTWFEIAKTRFLAEARAVAHVDVHDLIPKQNDTVFDAAIAAKEGVIPLTGQHCYPWRVRSGKRTLFADHICVQFDASGGRTRWCIAPAKAPTDAVWRMLRIGNATADPEHRQAFYRHMALRHPTDSISKIVPKTSLIEDQALLSQARDYFGHDPIRVPKLAAIKLPEGRGRRAIVTTMKNEGPFILEWLAYHRAIGFDDILVYTNDCDDGTDVMLELLMRKGFVQHRVNQFRKMDLKPQHAALQMAEDEPLIQQAKWVTCIDVDEYVNIKTGDGTLDALFAAVPDANMIAMTWRLFGNADVHDFTDEPITRQFLHCAPELARKPHQAWGFKTLFANNGIFKKLGVHRPKGLNPQLWEDIHWVNGSGVPLPRDMFRNGWRSTTETYGYDLVQLNHYAVRSAESFLVKRDRGRVNHVDRDQGLSYWFRMNHNVMQDRSIQSRLPMMQAQLNRLMDDPEIAAAHAHAVACHRAKITALRQATNYAAFFEVLTSPRMEQLSRLLPHFGANVFLSGPDVIPDEILERDPDADWFFTVEMQGETTH; encoded by the coding sequence ATGGATAATTGCGTCCTGCTTGATGCCGTTGAACGGGTTGAGGGCGATAGCCGTCTTGTCAGTTTGTTTTTTGAAGCAGATGTGCTGGGCACGACCATCACGCCCCCAAAAGGCGCAGAATTGATCCATACGCGCGTGATCGGCGGCGCACCGATACAAACCTACCGCGTGCCCCAAGGCGTCAAACCGGTCTTCGCCTTTGCCGATCAAAGCGTCACGCTGACATTGGCCGAGACGGAAACAGACCTGTTTGAGGGTGAGAATGCCATCCTGGCCACCCGCAATGGCGAAAGCGCCGAGACGGTGCTGGATTGGCTCAGCTATCATCAGCAGCAGCAGGGGCTTCAATCTGCCGTCATCCTTGACCGTGCAAAGCCCGGCAGTGACACAGCATTTGCCAAAAAGTTGCAGGTCGGTCTGCGCAAGCAAAAAATGCCGTGCAAAGTCGTCTTGGTCAGCAGTGACCTACCGCTTGGCAAACGGGATCTTCCCGCAGAAGCCCATCCATTTTGCGTCCCAGAGGCACCTGGCAAAGACAGAATGACAGTGCCCGCCCCGGCCCCGTGGGCCGCACCCTTGGCCGCGTTGACCTGGTTTGAGATTGCGAAAACCCGTTTTTTGGCCGAGGCCCGGGCTGTCGCACATGTTGATGTACATGACCTGATCCCAAAACAGAATGACACCGTTTTTGACGCGGCCATTGCCGCCAAAGAAGGCGTGATCCCATTGACTGGGCAGCATTGCTACCCATGGCGGGTGCGCAGCGGTAAGCGGACGCTTTTTGCCGATCATATCTGCGTGCAATTCGATGCGTCAGGCGGGCGCACGCGTTGGTGTATCGCCCCAGCAAAGGCCCCCACGGATGCGGTTTGGCGAATGCTGCGGATTGGCAATGCAACTGCAGACCCCGAACACCGCCAAGCGTTTTACCGGCATATGGCACTGCGTCATCCGACCGACAGCATTTCAAAGATCGTGCCCAAAACATCATTGATCGAAGATCAGGCCCTACTATCTCAGGCCCGCGATTATTTCGGCCATGACCCAATCCGCGTGCCAAAACTGGCTGCCATCAAACTGCCTGAAGGGCGCGGCCGCCGGGCGATTGTGACGACCATGAAAAATGAAGGGCCGTTCATTCTGGAATGGCTGGCCTACCACCGAGCCATCGGATTTGACGATATTCTTGTCTATACGAATGATTGTGACGATGGCACCGACGTCATGCTTGAGCTGCTGATGCGCAAAGGCTTTGTTCAACATCGGGTGAACCAGTTCCGCAAAATGGACCTGAAGCCACAGCATGCCGCCTTGCAAATGGCAGAGGATGAGCCGCTTATTCAGCAAGCGAAATGGGTCACCTGCATCGATGTTGATGAATATGTGAACATTAAGACGGGTGACGGCACGCTGGATGCTCTCTTTGCGGCCGTTCCCGATGCAAACATGATCGCGATGACCTGGCGACTTTTTGGCAACGCTGATGTGCATGATTTTACCGACGAGCCGATTACGCGCCAGTTCCTGCACTGCGCGCCTGAGCTTGCCCGAAAACCGCATCAGGCCTGGGGTTTTAAGACACTCTTTGCCAATAACGGGATCTTTAAAAAACTCGGCGTACATAGGCCCAAAGGGCTGAACCCGCAGCTATGGGAAGACATCCATTGGGTAAATGGGTCAGGTGTGCCCCTGCCCCGCGACATGTTCCGCAATGGCTGGCGCTCAACAACCGAAACTTACGGCTATGATTTGGTGCAGCTAAATCATTATGCCGTGCGCTCGGCCGAGAGTTTTCTGGTTAAGCGGGATCGGGGCCGGGTCAACCATGTGGATCGTGATCAGGGCCTGTCCTATTGGTTTCGTATGAACCATAATGTCATGCAAGATCGCTCAATCCAGTCGCGATTGCCGATGATGCAGGCCCAGTTGAACAGGCTGATGGATGACCCAGAAATTGCCGCAGCGCATGCACATGCGGTTGCCTGCCATCGCGCCAAAATCACAGCGTTGCGCCAGGCGACGAACTACGCTGCGTTTTTTGAGGTACTCACCAGCCCGCGTATGGAGCAACTATCGCGCTTGCTGCCGCATTTCGGGGCCAACGTGTTTCTTTCCGGTCCAGACGTTATTCCCGATGAAATCCTTGAGCGGGATCCAGATGCCGATTGGTTTTTTACCGTCGAAATGCAAGGTGAGACGACGCATTAA
- the tsf gene encoding translation elongation factor Ts: MAITAAMVKELRDSTGAGMMDAKKALTENDGNIEAAVDWLRTKGLAKAAKKSGRTAAEGLVAVAVSGGKGVAVEVNSETDFVAKNADFQKMVAGIAQTALGVSDVDALKAADMGGKSVEQTVTDAVAVIGENMSVRRMAAIEGGTVVNYVHNAAADGMGNIGVLVAMTGDNEAFGRQVAMHIAAMPPIGMTEDDVDPAVRAREKAVFVGQAQEAGKSEAGVESWSEKQVAKFIKESTLMNQKFVIDNKKTVAQAAKEAGVAITGYIRLAVGEGIEKVEEDFAAEVAKLGG, from the coding sequence ATGGCAATCACCGCTGCAATGGTGAAAGAGCTGCGCGACAGCACAGGCGCAGGCATGATGGACGCCAAAAAGGCGCTGACAGAGAACGACGGTAACATCGAAGCCGCCGTTGATTGGCTTCGCACCAAAGGTCTGGCCAAGGCCGCCAAGAAATCCGGCCGTACGGCTGCCGAAGGTCTGGTGGCTGTGGCCGTCAGCGGCGGCAAAGGTGTCGCGGTTGAGGTGAACTCAGAAACGGATTTTGTGGCCAAAAACGCAGATTTCCAAAAGATGGTTGCTGGCATTGCCCAGACTGCTTTGGGTGTTTCTGATGTGGACGCGTTGAAAGCGGCCGATATGGGCGGCAAATCCGTCGAACAGACGGTTACCGACGCTGTTGCTGTCATTGGGGAAAATATGTCCGTTCGCCGCATGGCTGCCATCGAAGGCGGTACAGTCGTGAACTATGTGCATAATGCTGCCGCTGACGGTATGGGCAATATCGGTGTTCTGGTTGCGATGACCGGCGACAACGAAGCGTTCGGTCGCCAAGTTGCGATGCATATCGCAGCGATGCCGCCAATCGGCATGACAGAAGACGACGTAGATCCAGCTGTGCGCGCACGGGAAAAGGCGGTGTTTGTCGGGCAGGCGCAAGAAGCCGGTAAATCTGAAGCCGGTGTTGAAAGCTGGTCCGAAAAACAAGTTGCTAAATTCATTAAGGAATCGACCCTGATGAACCAAAAGTTCGTCATTGATAACAAAAAGACTGTAGCACAGGCGGCAAAGGAAGCCGGCGTTGCGATTACTGGCTACATTCGTCTCGCTGTCGGCGAAGGTATCGAGAAGGTCGAAGAAGACTTTGCAGCTGAGGTTGCTAAACTGGGCGGCTAA
- the aroQ gene encoding type II 3-dehydroquinate dehydratase has protein sequence MTHSILILNGPNLNLLGTRQPEVYGPTTLADIEALCAAKAAELGVELTFMQSNHEGAMIDALHAARGVHAGVILNAGAYTHTSVALMDAISSTMLPVVELHLSNIHAREEFRHKSFIAPVAVGQICGFGAAGYPLALDALVSYLGDPQ, from the coding sequence ATGACGCATTCAATCCTCATTCTGAACGGGCCCAACCTAAACCTTCTTGGTACTCGCCAGCCAGAGGTGTACGGCCCCACGACCCTTGCCGATATTGAGGCGCTTTGCGCTGCCAAAGCGGCTGAACTAGGTGTGGAGCTGACATTCATGCAAAGCAATCATGAAGGCGCCATGATAGACGCGCTCCATGCTGCGCGCGGTGTGCATGCTGGTGTCATCTTGAATGCGGGGGCTTACACACATACCTCTGTGGCGCTCATGGATGCGATATCGTCAACCATGTTGCCTGTTGTTGAGCTACATCTGTCTAATATTCATGCACGCGAAGAATTTCGACATAAATCTTTTATCGCCCCGGTTGCAGTCGGCCAAATTTGCGGCTTTGGTGCTGCAGGCTACCCGCTCGCACTTGATGCGCTGGTAAGTTACCTCGGAGACCCCCAATGA